The region CCGCAGCTCGCGCAGCAGGGTCAAGCCGTCCAACACACGTCCGACCCCGTCGTCGTCTGTGCCCACGTCCGTGTCCTGGCGCGTTCGGATGCGCTCCAGCAGCGCGGTCAGGTGGCGTAGCGCCTCGCTCGGCGAATCCTGGCTCATGTCATCCTTCCGCTGACACTTATATTGTCATCCGATGGACGACATGATAGAACGAGATCGCGTATTGACACCAGACAGCAGCTGACAGGGAGGAAACCGATGTTGATGCGCGCCGAACCAGCGCCGTGGTTCGACCGGTCCGCGTGGCCGGGCACGTGGTCTCAGCCCGTGCCACTGGCCGTGGACGTGGTCCGCGCCGCTGAGGAGTTCGTGGTCATGGCCGATCTGCCCGGGGTGAGCGCGGACGCCGTCGACATCGATGCGACCGCGACCACCCTGACCGTGCGGGCCGAACGCCGGCCACCGCAGTTCGGCGCGGGGGAGCGGTTGTGCGCGTCCGAACGCCGGTTGGGGGTGGCCGCCCAGCATCTCGTCTTCGACGAACCCGTCGATGTCCAGCGCGTCAACGCTGTCCTGGACGCCGGTGTGCTGACCATCCGTCTGCCGCTCGCGAACCGGACCACTCGCCGCCGGATCACGATCACCACCACCGGCACCACCACCGCTGGCACCGGCACAGCCGGCACCGCAACTGCCGCCCCGGCCACCGCCGCGCCTGCCGGCGAGCGACCCGAGGACGGTGCGGCGTGACCACCAGCCTCGCTGACCACCCCAGCGAAACCCACACCGAAACCCCCGCAGAGTTCACCACAGAGTTCGATGTGGACGTCGAGTTCCGGTTCCACCGGGCGCTGCGCGGCTACCTGGCCGCCACGGCCGGCCACCTCGGCGTGGGACTGGAATCGTGCACGGTCGATCTGGACCTACCCACCTCGGCGTATCTCGCGGTGAACCGCAGGCTGCCGGAATTCCCCGATCGGGACCTGGCCCTGCTCTGGGACGAGGTACACGGCTGGGCCGCCGCGATCGAGACCCACTCCGGCGAAGACCTCATCGTGGTGTCCTATCTGGACACCACGACCGCCACGCCGCCCCCGCAGCGGGTCGCGCGGTTTCTCCAGGATCTGTGCGCCGGGCGGTCTGGTCTGGGGCGGCCCGATCCTCCGGGGCTGCGGGTGGCCGGCGATCACGCGGTGCTCGCCCGGGATCTGGATGCCGCCTGCGAGTAGCTCCGAGCGGAGTGAGACCCGTGCAGGAGCTAGTCGGAGGGACGCTGGTCGAGTTGGGCGCGCAGGTGGGTGATCGTGTTCTCGGCGTCGGCGAGCTGGTCTTGCAGGCCGATGATGCGGGCGGCGGCGGTGAGGGTGTGGCCCTCGTCGAGTTGTTCGCGTAGCCGTACCACGAGCGTGAGCTGGCGGCGCGAGTAGCGCCGGTGTCCGCCCTCGGACCGCTGCGGGCGCACGAGGTCCGCGGTGTCCAGGCTGCGTAAGAACGCCTCCTGCACGCCCAGCATCTTCGCGGCCTGCCCGGTGGTGTAAGCCGGATAGTCCTGATCGTCGAGGTTGCCCAGACCGGCCACCTGCACCTCCTCCGCGAACGGTCGCGTTCGCACGCTACCTGTGACCATGACAGATTAACCCGATAGTCGGAACAGATTATCTGGAATAAACGCTTGACACAATCTCAAGTGCAGACTATAGATTTGGATAGACGCGGTACATGACCTGGTATCGAGCACAACGACGTTGCCGGGAAGTGATCGAGGATGCTGGACATCACAAGTCGGGAATCACCACAGCCGGGTGCCACCCGTGATGCGGACGCCGACACAACGGCGACCAGCGGGTTCGCCGAGCTGGTCTGCTCCGATCCAGTGTGGGTGGACGCGGAGTTCGACGCGATCATGACCGCCAACTTCGGAGCACTCCAGCCGGGTCCACCGCCCCTTCCGCCGAAGCCGCGGCCGGGTTCCACCGGTCCGCGCCGGCTACGCCGCGCGCCCCGGGCGACCAACCCCAGCGACTGGTTTCTCGGCGGGACACGGGGTAGACGACCGGGGTGGCGTCGGCAGCGTTCCCCTCCGCGGACCGGCGTGCCCGGTGTTCGGTGAATGCGAGAGTGATCAGTGAAAGGCAGGTGATGACGCGGGTCACGCCTGGAGTGCGCCGAGTCCGTGGTTGGGACATGGTCCGCTCGCCGGGCGGGAATGCCGGTGTCGACATGCGGCCGAGGAGACCCTGATAGTGGTCCCGGCCCCGCGTCTCGCGACGCACCTGCGCGGCAGCCCCGCCCCCGAGCCGAGTACTGGAGCGGACAGGCCCCAGGAGTGACCCACTCGCGAGGACGCTGATCGCAGTACGTGAAAGCAGTACATCTCGACAACCCTCCCTTCATCCGAACCGGTTCCGGTCCCGCCGCCTGACGCGTGGCGGGGCCGGAACCCCGAGAGTCACACCACGGTCATCATCGAACTGGAAAAATCTCCACTCACGGGAACAGAAAAACTGAGTCGGTCGTTATCAAGTTGAGTACAGGTTGACCGAGCCGCCTCCGGCCCACCAGCACGCCGGGAGGCGGTGTGTATGGAAGGAGACAAGGAGGCGCATGGCTATGTTGATGCGGACGGACCCGTTCCGGGAGCTGGACCGGCTGACCCAGCAGTTCTTCGGTACCCACGGCACCACGGCGCGTCCGGCGGTGATGCCGATGGACGCCTACCGGTTGGGCAACGACTACGTTGTTCAGTTCGACCTGCCCGGGGTGGCACCGGACTCGATCGACCTGGACGTGGAGCGCAACGTGCTCACCGTCAAGGCCGAGCGCACGCCCAGCTATGACGAGGGCGCCGAGGTCCAGGTGGCCGAACGGCCCCGCGGGGTGTTTTCTCGGCAACTGTTCCTGGGCGACACCCTCGACCCGGACAACATCAAGGCCGACTACGACGCCGGTGTGTTGACCCTGCGGGTGCCCATCGCCGAGCAGGCCAAGCCCCGCAAGATCGCCATCAGCGGCGGCGGCCAGGCCAAGCAGATCAACGCCTGAACCATCCTGATCCTGGCTCGGCCAACACCCTGGCCCCGCCCACGGCAGCGATACCGCGTGGACACGGTGTCGACCGCCCACGGGCGGGGCCAGCGTCGTTCCCGGTGGGGCTGCACCGCCGAGCTACCGGCCAGCACAGCAGGGCAAGCCAGGGTCGAACCAGGGAGGTGAGCACGATGGCCGACAGCACACTGACCACCAGTTCCGCGACCAGCATGGGCACGGAGCGCGGGGCTGGCCGCGCACCACCGACAGTGCGTGAACAGCTGGACCAGGCCAGCGGCAACCTCGCCGCCGCCGAGAGTGTCCTCACCACGCAGGTACCCGAACCGGCCGCACTCTACGACGCCGTGGACGGCACGACCAGCCTGGCCAACAGCCTGGCCAGGCTGGTGCCACCCTGATCGCCAGGACCCGGCCAGCCTCGACCACAGTTCGAGCGCTGGCCCGAGCACTGGGCCGATCCGCGGTGAGTTGCAGGCCGAACTGCGCGCCCTGCATGGGTGCCTGACGACCGGCGCGTTGCTGCTGGCCCCGGCCCGCGACGGCTTGCACCGCCTCGGCACCCACGAGGTCACCGTCCAGCAGGCGCGAGCGACCATGACCGAGGATCATGCCTTGGCTGCTCCCGCTGACGAGGTCCCCATCTGCGAGGCGGCCGACCATGATGTCGCCGGCCAGCGGCGCCCGGCGCGCCCCGAGCCGACCGACGACCAGGACCCCCAGCAGGACCTCGACGGCGTCGGGGAGGTGCTGGAAGCCGATCCAGCCGATATCGCCGATCAGCGCCGCGACGCCCCGGTCCTCGATGAGACCGAGCCCTGGCCCTGATCCGGACCACCCTGGCACAGCACGGGACAAGGGAACACAACGCCATGACCAGCACCCGACGGCGACCAGCCACCATCGCCAGCGCCCTGGCCACCGCGACCCGCGATATTCGACGCGCGGTCCACGCCGCTGACCCGGCGTGCGCGCCGGATCTGGTGACGCTGCGTGACGCCGGCTGGCAGCTCACCCAGCTCCCCAGCGTATTGAGCGACCTGGTCACGCTGGTGGCCGAGCACACCGGCCACCACACCGAGCACGCCGACCAAGTCCGCCGCGTCGACGGTGAGCCGGCTGCCGACCAGTTGGCCCGCGCGTGCCGGGACCTCGCCGCGCTGCGGCGCGCGCTCGACACCGCTCACACCGCGGCGCGGGGCTACTACACCGCGGTCAGCCACCTTGCTCCCGCCCACACCCCGCCCCGACTAACGCCTGAACAGCCCCATGAACAGCGCCCTGAGTTCTGATCAGCCCGACCCGTACGTGGTGCTCGGCGTGGACCCTGGCGCCAGCAGCGCCGAGATCACCGCCGCCTACCGGCGCGCGGTCCGTGCCTGCCACCCCGACACCCCCGACCCCGACCGCGACCGACTCGCCGCCGTGATCGCCGCCTACCACCGCCCCCGTGACCAGTTCCGCGAGCAGGAGGAACATCCGCCGGCCAGGGGTCACCCGTGGTCCTCCGCGCGTGGTGTCGAGATCCCTGTGCGCGTCCACCCTCGCGACCCGCCACCGGCCGAGCCGGACCTGCGGGCTGGACCCGTCCGGCGGCATCCTCCACAGCGCTGAACCCGCTACGGTGGGAAACACGATGGTCGAAGCCAGACACCAGGAGATCATCAGCGCGATCCACGCGTTCGCGGACGCCGAGGGCACACCGCTGGCCATGCGCCACGTCTGCGGGTCGTGCGTCGGCGTGCGGGGTGCCGATGGAGCCGCGCTGTTCCTGGCCAGCCACCGGCTGCGCTTGGCATATGAGCCGGTGGTCCTCCCCGAACCGATGGCCCGCGTGCAACTACCCAACTCGACCACGCCACCGCAGCCACCCGGGCCGACTTCCTCCACCCGAAGATCGCGTCGACGGACTGCTCGTCCTGCTCTATGCCCAATGGCCTGACGCGCGAGCAGTTCCAACCCCGACGCGCCTGTTTCCGTGGCTGCCGGACAACGCCGCGGTTCGCGCGGAACTTCTGGGACT is a window of Saccharopolyspora phatthalungensis DNA encoding:
- a CDS encoding Hsp20/alpha crystallin family protein, yielding MLMRTDPFRELDRLTQQFFGTHGTTARPAVMPMDAYRLGNDYVVQFDLPGVAPDSIDLDVERNVLTVKAERTPSYDEGAEVQVAERPRGVFSRQLFLGDTLDPDNIKADYDAGVLTLRVPIAEQAKPRKIAISGGGQAKQINA
- a CDS encoding DUF6292 family protein, with protein sequence MDVEFRFHRALRGYLAATAGHLGVGLESCTVDLDLPTSAYLAVNRRLPEFPDRDLALLWDEVHGWAAAIETHSGEDLIVVSYLDTTTATPPPQRVARFLQDLCAGRSGLGRPDPPGLRVAGDHAVLARDLDAACE
- a CDS encoding Hsp20/alpha crystallin family protein, producing MLMRAEPAPWFDRSAWPGTWSQPVPLAVDVVRAAEEFVVMADLPGVSADAVDIDATATTLTVRAERRPPQFGAGERLCASERRLGVAAQHLVFDEPVDVQRVNAVLDAGVLTIRLPLANRTTRRRITITTTGTTTAGTGTAGTATAAPATAAPAGERPEDGAA
- a CDS encoding J domain-containing protein, which encodes MNSALSSDQPDPYVVLGVDPGASSAEITAAYRRAVRACHPDTPDPDRDRLAAVIAAYHRPRDQFREQEEHPPARGHPWSSARGVEIPVRVHPRDPPPAEPDLRAGPVRRHPPQR
- a CDS encoding helix-turn-helix domain-containing protein, producing the protein MRTRPFAEEVQVAGLGNLDDQDYPAYTTGQAAKMLGVQEAFLRSLDTADLVRPQRSEGGHRRYSRRQLTLVVRLREQLDEGHTLTAAARIIGLQDQLADAENTITHLRAQLDQRPSD